A genomic window from Polaribacter gangjinensis includes:
- the priA gene encoding replication restart helicase PriA — protein MTSPFFIDVVLPIPIQKAYTYAVTEQEAAFLKKGMRVAVSFGSNSIYTAIVLEIHQNAPMLYEAKEIHQILDETPIVSEFQLKHWEWISSYYMCSLGEVFRAALPSALLLESETVIYKNQAFDDESLLNDEEFLIFEALQHQSQITIQQVSDILGKKKVMPIINQLIKKSVIYIKEEIYEQYKPKLEKYVRLHAKYSDDQSLQKLLSELSNAKKQHLAVLTFFQLNSSKKAIKAKDLEKKAGISSAVLKALVEKNVFELYQLQVDRISFDGSSNSLKSLNEFQEKAFSEIKNEFKEKEIVLLHGITSSGKTEVYSKLIDEQLQAGKQVLFLLPEIALTTQIITRLQTYFGNQISVFHSKYSMNERVEVWHNVLDNKPKAQIILGARSAIFLPFSNLGLIVVDEEHETSYKQFDPSPRYNARDAAIVLAKMHQAKIILGSATPSLESYFNAKQQKYGFVSLHKRFGEVKMPKIELIDLKEKQHKKQLKGHFSDTLLQYIQNALDQKEQVILFQNRRGFSPIVECTSCGFSPQCPNCDVSLTYHKFKQELRCHYCSYQRAMPNSCGACGSNTLDTKGFGTEQIELELKALFPDYVIGRMDLDTTRGKFGYQKIIGAFEAREIDILVGTQMLSKGLDFDNVSLVGILNADNMLNFPDFRAYERAYQIMVQVSGRSGRAQKQGNVAIQTYNPEHPILQQVASTDYEKMFHEQLQERLKFKYPPYFRLIKITLKHKDYTKVDLGINWLFKTLQGVFGEHVLGPSAPSVSRIRNQHIKNLVIKIPPKQSLSATKKQLQKIRNTFEAVKEFRSIRFVIDVDAY, from the coding sequence CTTTCTTTATTGATGTTGTTTTACCCATTCCTATACAAAAGGCATATACTTATGCAGTTACTGAACAAGAAGCTGCTTTTTTGAAAAAAGGAATGCGTGTTGCAGTCTCTTTTGGAAGTAATTCTATATATACAGCCATTGTTTTGGAAATTCACCAAAATGCACCAATGCTATATGAAGCTAAAGAAATTCATCAAATTTTAGATGAAACTCCAATTGTTTCTGAATTTCAATTGAAACATTGGGAATGGATTTCATCTTATTACATGTGTTCTTTAGGAGAAGTTTTTAGAGCTGCATTACCATCAGCTTTGTTGCTAGAAAGTGAAACAGTTATATACAAAAATCAGGCCTTTGATGATGAATCTTTATTGAATGATGAAGAGTTTTTAATTTTTGAAGCATTGCAGCATCAATCCCAAATAACGATTCAACAAGTTTCTGATATTTTAGGAAAGAAAAAAGTAATGCCGATTATCAATCAATTGATTAAAAAATCGGTTATCTATATTAAAGAAGAAATTTACGAGCAATACAAACCAAAATTGGAGAAATATGTTCGTTTACATGCAAAATATTCAGATGATCAATCATTACAAAAATTACTTTCTGAACTTTCAAACGCGAAAAAACAACATTTAGCTGTACTTACTTTTTTTCAATTAAATTCCTCAAAAAAAGCTATTAAAGCAAAAGATTTAGAGAAAAAAGCAGGCATTTCTAGTGCAGTTTTAAAAGCATTGGTTGAAAAAAATGTTTTTGAATTGTATCAATTACAAGTTGATAGAATTTCATTTGATGGAAGCTCAAATTCTTTAAAAAGTTTGAACGAATTTCAAGAAAAAGCATTCTCAGAAATCAAAAATGAATTCAAAGAAAAAGAGATTGTATTGTTACATGGCATTACGAGTTCAGGAAAAACAGAAGTGTATTCAAAATTGATAGATGAGCAATTACAAGCTGGAAAACAAGTTCTTTTTTTATTGCCCGAAATTGCCTTGACAACTCAAATTATAACGCGATTACAAACGTATTTTGGCAATCAAATTTCCGTTTTTCATTCCAAATATTCCATGAATGAAAGAGTAGAAGTATGGCACAATGTGTTGGATAATAAACCTAAAGCCCAAATTATTTTAGGCGCCCGTTCAGCGATTTTTCTGCCATTTTCCAATCTAGGATTGATTGTTGTTGATGAAGAACATGAAACATCTTACAAACAATTTGATCCTTCTCCAAGATATAATGCGCGTGACGCAGCTATTGTGTTGGCAAAAATGCATCAAGCAAAAATAATTCTTGGTTCAGCAACTCCTTCTTTAGAAAGTTATTTCAATGCCAAACAACAAAAATATGGATTTGTATCACTTCATAAACGTTTTGGAGAAGTAAAGATGCCTAAAATTGAGTTGATAGACCTCAAAGAAAAACAGCATAAAAAACAATTAAAAGGACATTTTTCTGATACCTTATTGCAATATATTCAGAACGCTCTTGATCAAAAAGAGCAAGTCATTTTATTTCAAAACAGACGTGGATTTTCTCCAATTGTTGAATGCACTTCTTGCGGCTTTTCACCTCAATGCCCAAATTGCGATGTTTCGTTAACTTACCACAAATTTAAGCAAGAATTGCGCTGTCATTATTGCAGTTATCAACGTGCAATGCCCAATAGTTGTGGTGCTTGTGGAAGCAATACTTTAGATACAAAAGGTTTTGGAACGGAACAAATAGAGTTAGAATTGAAAGCGTTATTCCCTGATTATGTAATTGGCAGAATGGATTTAGATACCACTCGTGGTAAATTTGGCTATCAAAAAATTATTGGTGCTTTTGAAGCTCGAGAAATTGATATTTTAGTAGGAACTCAAATGCTTTCTAAAGGATTGGATTTTGATAATGTGTCTTTAGTTGGCATTTTAAATGCTGATAATATGCTTAATTTTCCTGATTTTAGGGCTTATGAACGCGCATATCAAATAATGGTTCAAGTTTCTGGAAGATCAGGAAGAGCTCAAAAGCAAGGAAATGTTGCTATTCAGACCTATAATCCAGAGCATCCAATTTTACAGCAAGTTGCTAGTACAGATTATGAAAAAATGTTTCATGAGCAACTGCAAGAGCGATTAAAATTCAAATATCCACCTTATTTTCGATTGATAAAAATTACCCTAAAACATAAAGATTACACCAAAGTAGATTTAGGAATCAATTGGCTTTTTAAAACATTGCAAGGCGTATTTGGAGAACATGTTTTAGGACCTTCAGCCCCATCAGTTTCAAGAATTAGAAACCAACATATTAAAAATTTGGTGATTAAAATTCCGCCAAAACAATCACTTTCTG